One region of Miscanthus floridulus cultivar M001 chromosome 19, ASM1932011v1, whole genome shotgun sequence genomic DNA includes:
- the LOC136526877 gene encoding protein KINASE OF THE OUTER CHLOROPLAST MEMBRANE 1-like has translation MAGQSSDSNPTDAFEEYMLLEKDPDLYRMVFSGPSQISPWIDPSVLNLKHRIGRGPFGDVWIATHHQRTEDYDRYHEVAVKMLHPIKEDQLQFFSARFDEIFSKCQGLGNVCFLHGISTQNWRICIAMKFYEGSIGDKMARLKSGKLLLSEVLRYGADLARGVLDLHTREILVLNLKPCNFLIDENDRAVLGDFGIPSLLFGLSLPNPDLIQRLGTPNYMAPEQWQPNIRGPISYETDSWGFACSILEMLSGIQPWRGKSADEIYQLVVLKKEKPIFPYILPPDIENVLSGCFEYDFRKRPLMKDILHAFESAKDADHDNIGWDNSENVMVDRPAMANHINWLHFKDKLQVGDKVRSRKLKNSCSSETMEIPDGTIVGIEDDGERDPYILVRIHGLHHPLKVRCSTVERVTYGFAAGDWVRLREEDKKRSQVGILHSIDRDGAVTVGLIGMDTLWKGNYTDLQMAQAYCVGQFVRLKANISSPRFEWQRKRGGGLATGRISQIHPNGCLAVKFPGKFNLGEVCSCLADPSEVEVVSFDKCEGIVKKYEHLEDFHWAVRPLFIAIGFFTALKLGVFVGKSIARPRSRKVASISDQSGDYEQQQVQNKAWLPPPVANMLFGDVGTSG, from the exons ATGGCAGGACAAAGCTCCGACTCAAATCCCACCGATGCATTCGAGGAGTACATGCTGCTTGAGAAGGATCCTGATCTCTACCGGATGGTTTTCTCTGGCCCGAGCCAGATAAGCCCATGGATTGACCCGAGTGTGCTAAACCTGAAGCACCGGATAGGGAGAGGTCCATTTGGGGATGTCTGGATAGCAACTCATCATCAGAGGACGGAGGATTATGATCGGTACCACGAGGTCGCGGTGAAGATGCTGCATCCAATTAAAGAGGACCAGCTGCAGTTCTTCTCAGCGAGGTTTGATGAGATATTCAGCAAATGTCAGGGTCTTGGCAATGTATGTTTCTTGCATGGCATATCGACACAGAATTGGAGG ATTTGTATAGCTATGAAGTTCTATGAAGGATCCATTGGAGACAAGATGGCTCGGCTTAAAAGTGGAAAGCTCCTTTTGTCAGAAGTTTTAAG ATATGGGGCTGATTTGGCACGCGGTGTACTAGACCTACACACCAGGGAGATATTGGTCCTAAATCTGAAACCTTGCAATTTTCTCATAGACGAAAATGACCGTGCTGTGCTGGGGGATTTTGGGATTCCATCCCTGCTGTTTGGCCTTTCATTACCTAATCCGGACCTTATTCAGAGGCTTGGAACTCCAAATTACATGGCTCCAGAACAATGGCAACCAAACATCAGAGGTCCGATTAGTTATGAAACTGATTCATGGGGTTTTGCGTGCAGCATCCTTGAGATGCTGAGTGGCATTCAGCCATGGCGTGGAAAATCAGCAGATGAGATTTATCAGTTGGTTGTTTTGAAGAAAGAAAAGCCAATATTCCCATACATTCTGCCTCCAGACATTGAAAATGTGCTTTCTGGATGCTTTGAATATGACTTCAGAAAACGTCCCTTGATGAAAGATATTTTGCATGCATTTGAGAG TGCTAAAGATGCAGATCATGACAACATTGGTTGGGACAACTCTGAAAATGTAATGGTAGACAGGCCAGCCATGGCAAATCACATTAACTGGTTGCACTTTAAGGACAAGCTTCAAGTGGGTGACAAGGTCCGTTCAAGAAAGCTTAAAAACTCTTGCAGTTCTGAAACTATGGAAATCCCTGATGGAACCATAGTTGGCATTGAGGATGATGGAGAGCGCGATCCTTACATTCTTGTACGAATCCATGGGCTACACCACCCTTTAAAGGTTCGCTGTTCAACAGTGGAGAGGGTAACATATGGTTTTGCTGCTGGAGACTGGGTACGGCTGAGGGAGGAGGACAAGAAGCGCTCTCAGGTTGGCATTCTTCATAGCATTGACCGTGACGGTGCAGTGACTGTTGGTCTGATAGGAATGGATACCCTTTGGAAGGGTAATTATACAGATCTCCAAATGGCTCAAGCCTACTGTGTTGGACAGTTTGTGCGCCTAAAGGCCAACATTTCAAGCCCAAGGTTTGAATGGCAGCGAAAGAGGGGTGGAGGATTAGCCACAGGTCGAATTTCACAGATACATCCGAATGGGTGTCTCGCCGTGAAATTTCCTGGCAAATTTAATCTTGGTGAAGTATGCAGTTGCTTGGCAGATCCCTCTGAGGTGGAGGTGGTGAGCTTTGACAAGTGCGAGGGGATTGTTAAGAAGTATGAGCATCTCGAGGACTTCCATTGGGCAGTGAGGCCCCTGTTCATTGCTATTGGTTTCTTCACTGCTCTCAAGCTGGGTGTTTTTGTTGGGAAGAGCATTGCGAGGCCAAGGAGTCGGAAGGTTGCCAGCATCTCCGATCAGAGCGGTGATTACGAGCAACAACAGGTGCAAAACAAGGCGTGGCTTCCTCCACCAGTTGCAAACATGCTTTTCGGAGACGTTGGGACTTCTGGATAA